The Dehalogenimonas lykanthroporepellens BL-DC-9 genome includes a window with the following:
- a CDS encoding conserved hypothetical protein (KEGG: sfu:Sfum_3786 hypothetical protein) — MLPKTKSKPKHTLSDLTALVYGPSKIGKSTWCSKADDALFLATEPGLNALEVFQTPITCWDDLLQACAEIAEGKHEFKTIVVDTVDNAYKMCSDYVCKKFKIEHESDLGYGKGYALINNEFQRVINKLAFLPYGLILISHSQERDIETRTGKHTRIVPTLPEKARKLVTGLVDLILFCDLDMKTGEDGKPVWQRVMRTKPSPNYDAGDRTGRLPEVIPLDFSSFVKAFNNTAAGAAASAARPKPEPTASAAAKPQQ; from the coding sequence ATGCTTCCCAAGACCAAAAGCAAACCCAAACACACACTCTCGGACCTCACCGCCCTGGTGTACGGCCCGAGCAAGATCGGCAAGAGCACCTGGTGCTCCAAGGCCGATGACGCACTGTTCCTGGCGACCGAGCCGGGCCTGAACGCCCTGGAGGTGTTCCAGACCCCGATCACCTGCTGGGACGACCTTCTGCAGGCCTGCGCCGAAATCGCCGAGGGCAAGCACGAGTTCAAGACCATCGTCGTCGACACGGTGGATAACGCCTACAAGATGTGCTCGGACTACGTCTGCAAGAAATTCAAGATCGAGCACGAATCCGACCTGGGCTACGGCAAGGGCTACGCGCTGATCAACAACGAGTTCCAGCGCGTCATCAACAAGCTCGCCTTCCTGCCCTATGGGCTGATCCTGATCTCCCACTCTCAGGAACGGGACATCGAGACCCGGACCGGCAAACACACCCGCATCGTGCCGACGCTGCCGGAAAAGGCGCGGAAGCTGGTCACCGGTCTGGTGGACCTGATCCTGTTCTGCGACCTGGACATGAAAACCGGCGAGGACGGCAAGCCGGTATGGCAGCGCGTGATGCGCACCAAGCCCAGTCCCAACTACGACGCCGGTGACCGCACCGGCCGACTCCCCGAAGTCATCCCCCTCGATTTTTCGAGCTTCGTTAAAGCCTTCAACAACACGGCAGCCGGAGCTGCGGCGAGTGCCGCCCGGCCGAAGCCGGAGCCGACCGCGAGTGCGGCGGCGAAACCTCAACAGTAA
- a CDS encoding conserved hypothetical protein (KEGG: dde:Dde_1926 hypothetical protein) → MSELMTTTYSMWRLFRNCRMACKWRYIDELVPLERDPNLAFGSVIHDCLECWHGERDLAKVIDHIDRTYPNRAQDDHQQADWHLARAMMSAYAEHYPAEEFEVVALEKTFEGPIVNPATGATSRSFILAGKVDGIVRQDGQYFLLEHKTASQIDASYLERLWTDFQIILYAWYLEQTLGITVSGIIYNVLVKAKLRQGKGETEAEFEARRAELIAKSKTGKSSAKRKLPEEDDTFQQRLQEKYLEPGMFHREVLYISRDQFEELRAELWELSKAMLDARRRNTFYRNTSYCFQYGRPCAYFQLCRSGGNPNVIENHFQRIAPHEELRDGAGEDAAPVF, encoded by the coding sequence ATGAGCGAGCTGATGACCACCACCTATTCCATGTGGCGGCTGTTCCGCAACTGCCGCATGGCCTGCAAGTGGCGCTACATCGACGAGCTGGTGCCGCTCGAGCGTGACCCCAATCTGGCCTTCGGCTCGGTCATTCACGACTGCCTGGAGTGCTGGCACGGCGAGCGGGATCTGGCCAAGGTCATCGACCACATCGACCGGACCTATCCGAACAGGGCGCAGGACGACCATCAACAGGCCGACTGGCATCTCGCCAGGGCCATGATGAGCGCCTATGCGGAACACTACCCCGCTGAAGAGTTCGAGGTCGTCGCGCTCGAGAAAACCTTCGAAGGTCCCATCGTCAACCCGGCGACCGGAGCGACCTCGCGCAGTTTCATTCTCGCCGGGAAGGTGGACGGCATCGTCCGTCAGGATGGCCAGTATTTCCTGCTGGAACACAAAACCGCCTCGCAGATCGACGCCAGCTATCTGGAGCGGCTGTGGACTGATTTCCAGATCATCCTCTACGCCTGGTACCTGGAGCAGACCCTCGGCATCACGGTCAGCGGCATCATCTACAACGTTCTGGTCAAGGCCAAGCTGCGCCAGGGCAAGGGTGAGACCGAGGCCGAATTCGAGGCCCGCCGGGCGGAGCTGATCGCCAAGTCGAAAACCGGCAAGAGCAGCGCCAAGCGCAAGCTGCCGGAGGAGGACGACACCTTCCAGCAGCGGCTCCAGGAGAAGTACCTCGAGCCGGGCATGTTCCATCGCGAGGTGCTCTACATCTCCCGCGACCAGTTCGAGGAACTGCGGGCGGAGCTGTGGGAACTCTCCAAGGCCATGCTCGACGCCCGTCGGCGCAACACCTTCTACCGCAACACCAGCTACTGCTTCCAGTACGGAAGACCCTGCGCCTACTTCCAACTCTGCCGCTCGGGCGGCAACCCCAACGTCATCGAAAACCATTTCCAACGGATCGCCCCGCACGAAGAGCTGCGGGACGGAGCCGGTGAAGACGCCGCTCCGGTGTTTTGA